A single region of the Vicia villosa cultivar HV-30 ecotype Madison, WI linkage group LG4, Vvil1.0, whole genome shotgun sequence genome encodes:
- the LOC131599704 gene encoding disease resistance response protein Pi49-like, with product MGVFKFEDEKTSVVAPAILYKALVIDVDTLTPKVIDDIKSIEILEGDGGAGTIKKVTFVEDGETKHVLHKVELVDVTNWAYNYNIVGGVGLPDTVEKISFEAKLSEGPNGGSVGKLSVTYFTKGDAAPSEEELKKDKAKGDGLFKALEGYVLANPDYN from the exons ATGGGTGTTTTTAAATTTGAGGATGAAAAAACTTCTGTTGTAGCACCTGCTATACTTTACAAGGCTCTTGTTATAGATGTTGACACACTTACTCCAAAGGTTATTGATGATATCAAAAGTATTGAAATTCTTGAAGGAGACGGCGGTGCTGGAACCATCAAAAAGGTCACTTTCGTCGAAG ATGGTGAAACCAAGCATGTGTTGCACAAAGTGGAGTTAGTAGATGTTACTAACTGGGCTTACAACTACAATATAGTTGGTGGTGTTGGACTTCCGGACACAGTTGAGAAGATCTCATTTGAGGCTAAATTGTCTGAAGGCCCCAACGGAGGCTCTGTTGGAAAGTTGAGTGTGACATACTTCACAAAAggtgatgctgctccaagtgaagaGGAACTCAAGAAGGACAAAGCTAAGGGTGATGGTCTTTTCAAGGCTCTTGAGGGTTATGTTTTGGCTAATCCTGATTACAACTAA